A single genomic interval of Rosistilla ulvae harbors:
- the hemP gene encoding hemin uptake protein HemP, with product MDSPTDPVDLANLGGAAILPKVFEFSTLSGDRQEVWIELDGITYRLRKTRQGKLILTK from the coding sequence ATGGACTCGCCTACCGATCCCGTCGACCTCGCCAATCTCGGCGGAGCGGCGATCCTGCCCAAAGTATTTGAGTTTTCCACGCTATCGGGTGATCGGCAGGAGGTTTGGATCGAGCTGGACGGGATCACATACCGCTTGCGCAAGACCCGCCAAGGCAAACTAATCCTTACGAAATGA
- a CDS encoding outer membrane beta-barrel protein: MRKSILGALSIALAIATQHSALLADNPASWSGSGCDAGMICGDGCNGSQSAGCDGCGAGCNGGLGAGCDGCGSGCNGGLGAGCDGCGSGCGMGGLFCDSAGGDSCCADGLFGLGLLGGNHSGWNISGWVDAGFIGNTSSPDSKFNGPYNAVDRSNEGMLNQLYMIVEKRLPRYGAGIGGRVDILYGEDYLLAQSNGLERRDDGSARWNGEYYGLALPQAYVSMGNEDVSLQVGHFYSVVGYEGVMAPDNFFYSKSYSYQFAGPFTHWGAQLNVRPTDALSFNLGIHNGWDSLDRESDKPGFIGKVRYDSQSSKAWTSFAITTGDSNNDLAGVALNPDFTNRTRYSWLVALPVTKRLDYVFHHWLGFQEEGAPDGGRADWYGIDQYLTYSFSDCVKGALRFEWFRDEEGTRVGLNRSSNPNNPPFVGDFYSLSAGLNLAVSKSLTIRPELRADWFDGTAVRQPFDDGNDDNQFMLGIDAILRI; this comes from the coding sequence ATGCGGAAAAGTATTTTGGGTGCGCTGTCGATCGCCCTGGCGATTGCCACACAACACAGCGCCTTGTTAGCTGACAACCCCGCCAGCTGGTCTGGTTCCGGTTGCGATGCCGGAATGATTTGTGGTGATGGTTGCAACGGCAGCCAAAGCGCAGGTTGCGACGGATGCGGTGCCGGCTGCAATGGTGGCCTCGGTGCAGGTTGCGATGGATGTGGTTCCGGTTGCAACGGTGGCCTCGGTGCCGGCTGTGATGGATGTGGTTCCGGTTGCGGCATGGGCGGACTGTTTTGCGACAGTGCTGGCGGCGACAGTTGCTGTGCCGACGGCCTGTTCGGGCTGGGATTGCTGGGAGGAAATCACAGCGGTTGGAACATTTCGGGTTGGGTCGATGCCGGCTTCATCGGAAACACGTCGAGCCCTGACAGCAAGTTCAACGGGCCCTACAACGCTGTCGACCGTAGCAACGAAGGGATGTTGAACCAGCTGTACATGATCGTCGAGAAACGCCTGCCCCGTTACGGCGCTGGCATCGGCGGCCGCGTTGATATTCTCTACGGCGAAGATTACCTGTTGGCTCAGTCCAACGGTTTGGAACGCCGCGACGATGGATCGGCGCGCTGGAACGGCGAATATTATGGCCTGGCATTGCCACAAGCCTATGTCTCGATGGGAAACGAGGACGTCTCGCTGCAGGTCGGTCACTTCTATTCGGTCGTCGGTTATGAAGGAGTCATGGCCCCCGATAACTTCTTCTACAGCAAATCCTACAGCTACCAATTCGCTGGCCCGTTCACTCACTGGGGGGCCCAGCTGAACGTCCGTCCAACCGACGCGTTGAGCTTTAACCTGGGTATTCACAACGGCTGGGATTCGTTGGACCGCGAAAGCGACAAACCTGGCTTCATTGGGAAGGTCCGCTACGATTCGCAGTCGAGCAAGGCGTGGACTTCGTTTGCCATCACGACGGGCGATTCAAACAACGACTTGGCGGGCGTCGCGCTGAATCCCGACTTCACCAATCGCACCCGCTACAGCTGGTTGGTGGCGTTGCCAGTAACCAAACGCTTGGACTACGTCTTCCATCACTGGTTGGGCTTCCAAGAGGAAGGCGCCCCCGACGGCGGTCGCGCCGATTGGTACGGCATCGACCAATACCTAACCTACAGCTTCAGCGACTGTGTGAAGGGTGCGTTGCGGTTCGAATGGTTCCGCGACGAAGAGGGAACACGCGTCGGTTTGAACCGATCCAGCAACCCCAACAATCCGCCATTTGTGGGCGATTTCTACAGCCTGTCGGCCGGTTTGAATCTGGCCGTTTCCAAGAGCCTGACGATTCGCCCCGAACTGCGCGCCGATTGGTTCGATGGCACTGCCGTCCGCCAACCGTTTGACGATGGCAACGACGACAACCAGTTCATGCTGGGAATCGACGCCATCTTGCGAATCTAA